From a single Candidatus Defluviilinea gracilis genomic region:
- a CDS encoding Hpt domain-containing protein, whose protein sequence is MPVIDRTTFDELKQISGAEFINELIDTFLDDAPRLFDELKSGLAEGNADSFRRAAHSLKSNAATFGANRLAELANVLEGIGRENRLGETGDRLNVLNEALGSACDELRGLKS, encoded by the coding sequence ATGCCCGTCATTGACCGCACAACCTTCGACGAACTCAAGCAAATCTCCGGCGCGGAATTTATCAACGAATTGATCGACACGTTTCTAGACGATGCGCCGCGCTTGTTCGATGAGTTGAAATCTGGACTGGCAGAGGGGAATGCCGATTCGTTCCGTCGCGCGGCGCACTCGTTGAAGTCGAATGCGGCGACGTTTGGAGCAAATCGACTGGCGGAGTTGGCGAACGTGTTGGAGGGGATCGGGCGGGAGAACCGGCTGGGGGAAACGGGAGACAGGCTGAACGTCCTGAATGAAGCGTTGGGATCCGCCTGCGATGAATTGCGAGGGCTAAAGTCATGA